The Cygnus atratus isolate AKBS03 ecotype Queensland, Australia chromosome 16, CAtr_DNAZoo_HiC_assembly, whole genome shotgun sequence genome contains the following window.
AAACAAGCTGCCCCTTCCCGCGCAGGGTCCGTTTGGCTCCCGTCCATCCCAAAGGACCCCGCGGCGAGCTGGTGGCCCAGTGGGGGCAGAGCAATTGCTCTCCTCATTGGAAGAAGTCACGGGGGAAGGTTAGCAGCAAGCAGGCTCAGAGCCTTGTCTGTCCCTTGGCAAAATCCTTGTTGAGGAGGGAAACTGCGACTTCAAACCACGCTGGGAGATCTGTGCCAGGTCGGCAGCGCTGGGGTCTTgactgcaggtgctgcaggtcCCTGGGGGCTGTAATCGCCCTCGCTAACAAACCTGATTCAGGAGGAGTTGCCAGGCTTGCTTctctggaggagaggagggtcCATAGCGTTTGGAGACTTCCAGACTCCAGctggtttgttttgtgggtttgtgtCTCCGAAGCGGGGACCTTGCCTGCGAATCCAGCTGCGCTGGGACGCGGCCGTGCTGCCGTGCACGCTGCAGCCTCCCAGGCTGTTGGTCCCCTCCCTGCCAGATCGCTGCAGTCACAGCAGCCGTTGGGTAGTCAGGAACTGAGCCTAACACTCCACGAGCCTCAAACACTCAGCagccaccccccaaaaaacccaaacagaaCCCAGGCAGGGGGAGCCGCTTCTGGTCCCTCccggagcagggcagggagacgTGGCTCAGCCTGGTGCCCGCTGTCCTTGCCTGcgggcagctgcagggcagggaacTCATTGGAAACAGCTCAAAAGCAGCTTGTCCACCACCCCCTGGTTTCTTTGTCAATGGTAAGAGGGAGatctggggaaggagaaagcccTGAGAGATCTGGATAGAAGCAGCAGGGTCGGTTCTGGAGGCTGCTGGCACCCGCTGCACCTTTTCTAGACCCGTGcctattttgtgtttctgtttctggagCTCCTCAGAAGTCTCTTGCCATTGAATGGCTTCTGTTTGTGCAGGATAATACTGAGATAAATAGAGGTGTCTAATGAGAACACAGTTCCCCAGCCTCTGCTGATATGTTACTTATAAATCCACaagaggctgcaggagccgTTGTTCTCCTTTCCGTGCCTGTGTTTTGCCCCGAATCAGCCTGAAGAAAGCCATAAATTAAGTGCGCGGGGCCTTTGACCGCAGTTTCAGATGTTCAGGGTGCTCAGTGCTGAAAGGAAACACattgatgaaaaataatggattttaCTGActtgcaaggggaaaaaaaaataataacttcagTGATGTTTGGAATTTTAGCCAAGATGCTCTGAGAGACTGCAGCGGGAATGGGTAACGgtgtggggaaggagaaagagcagTGGAGGGCTGTAGGGCCAGGCTCCTCGCGTGGCTCCTGGCGAGCTGTTCTCACCCCGCAGCTGGACAGTTCCTCCAAAAATCTGACGCTGCAGCTGCTTGCAgggccagcacagggcagcggGACTCTGCCTGGCTCCTTGGCCTCCCCAGACAAAGGGACTGACGGTGGTGTCTCTGGGCTGCAGGTACTGGGATGAATTTCACATCTGTGCCCTGACGGTGCTCTGGGAGTGCCAGAAGGAAGCGGCGGCTGTCTGGGAGATGCTGAGGAGGGAGGCCCAGAAGGTCAAGTTTCGAGGCAGCTTGTTTgacctctgcagccccagcacggccCAGAGCTCTGCCTGGACCCAGGTTCCCAAAGCTTCTGTCCTCGGCATCCCCCTCATCGTCACTTGGCTGAACTCAGGACCCGCAGCTCTGTAAGTACCGCAACAGAGGTGGGGGCAGCACGTCGTGGCACCTTTCTGATCACTTTCTTCTCCAAACCCTTGAGGACTGCAGGGTGTGGTGCTCAGTGAACGCTCAGCGCTGTCCCGTATCTGAGACATGGAGGAGCCCGGCAGCAtcttgtgggttttgttgttccTCTGTAATTTGGGATAATGCTTGTCCCCTTTTGCCTCAAGGCACAGGCATGGCTCTGGCTGCCTGCAGAATTTGTGGACTGTACACGTGGGATGGAGGACTtggggaaaaatgggaaattgcCTGTGAACACTGAAATTCTCTGGTTGTGAACACTGAATTCTTTTGCACTCTTCTATGGATGGAAACCTGTGAGTGTAGCTGCCTGTTTCCACCAGATCAACTCCTCAGATTTTTTGACTTAGGCACTGAAAATTAGATGGGAATTTTCACACTGGTATTTGTGAGGTGCTGGGGATGGTGTATGTCCTGCCAAAAGCATAGCGGTACTGGCCATCTGTCTTTGAGGACACTTTGAAAACCCACTGAAGAATAATCACAGGTGCATGACTTCTTCACTAGCACACATCTGGACTCCTGAGTAACTCCTGTGTTATGTGTAAATCCCTTTtctaaggaaacagaaaggaaaaaatacttgtgaGGAAAAGGGGTGCCAAgctacctttttaaaaaaaaaaatatataaaattatttatggcAACTCTTTTGCTTTACAGCTTTTCCCAATGGTACCTGTAAGCAGCTCTGTGGGTAACTGTGTGTAATTCCAGAGAATTAAATTTTGTTGTAGAGGCTGAGGCTCTTTGTCCTGCGTCTTGTTTGAAAGCAGTCTC
Protein-coding sequences here:
- the LOC126913508 gene encoding neuritin-like is translated as MGQRRGTAVLLVLLVALGHRVLGTTCTDVYRGFSDCVLKLGENMATYEEEESIEPQGLHRVCGYWDEFHICALTVLWECQKEAAAVWEMLRREAQKVKFRGSLFDLCSPSTAQSSAWTQVPKASVLGIPLIVTWLNSGPAAL